The stretch of DNA atgtcctttgacctctgcatgtgcaGTCAtgaaacacaggcacacacacacacactaaataaacaaaacctttttttattGAGTGGTGGAGTACAAGGTGGTGACTCACTGTGTGAAACCATCCTCTTTGGACCAGAGTGTAGTGGTAAGAATGACTGCCATGTTCCCACAGGTTCACCAGAGTGGCTCCGGCTGGTCTCCAGTGGTGAGTTAGCCTTCCTGGGGAGGCGGGTTGTGTGAATGAGGTATATCTGATGGGCTGATGGAGATGGGGCTGGTAAAATATTGCTCAACTTGCATGTTTACTGAGGCTGTTTTCCAAGCATGCAGGTAAGATCAAGGACTGGTGGACTCTGTCTATAATGGGCCCGATGGACCGGTGCCTCTGGTTCCATGGCTCTGAAGTGGTATTGTGCACTGAATGATAGTGTGTCCCAGTCAAACCTCACCTCCAAGACCAGATTGTGAGGTCTCAACTCATTCAGTTAGACACCTGAGGAGAGGGTGTTTGTTTTGGCTTCATTGGCCTTTCGTTGAGGCACAGGCCATACATGGCCCCTGTGGATCTCACCATGGCTCCCTAGGCTGCAAAGAGCAAGTGTAGGTGTGAGACACATGACacctttattctttgtttttttcaatcagattccctgggaagTACCGACATATGGTTTATGTAGATATGTTGTGCTCTTGTTCCCCACATACAAATGTTTCTTCCCATTATCCCCATTCCTCTGCAGTACATGGAGGACAACCTGGGGGTGATGTCTGTGGGTTTCCTGCTCAGCAGCCCTGATGATGCTGTCATCTGGAGGGgaccaaaaaaaaatggtttgtcaCTCTGCTCTTGTGGCTCAAATTCTTGGTTCTGTCTATAGCCAGACTATCAGGGAGACTGCAGCACCTGATGCATGGGCTTTTTGGTGTTTGATGCTATTACTTTGATagtggggatggaactcaggacaTCCTACTTATGAGTGCTCTGATCTGGTATGAGAAATACCAGTTTTTAGTGTAGACACTGTAGTACCTACTACGAGTTTTTCTGCTCTTGAGATTTGCAGGACCCTGAAGTTATTTGTAGTGTGGTATCACGTGGCTGCTTTGTGTCAAGGAGGGAAATGTGAAGAAAACCCTTGGTGGATCAATGTGGGGGAAACAAGGTCATGCAGAAAGCATGGCTGGGGGCAAGCACCTTCTCTCACTATTGACACATCAGTCACATGAGTCTGTTGCGGCAGCGTATCTGTGCCATGCATAATGATAGTAGCACCCCTGACTTCATCATGGCCATCCAACATGTTCTCAGAGCTCACCTCCTGCCTGTTGGGGGCCCCTGCTATTGCATGTAGGAACGCTCATGCAGACTGGTAGATACTTCTggagatgtgtgcacacactcagccCTGCTCCCTTCCAGGCATGATCAAGCAGTTCCTCCGAGATGTAGACTGGGGAGATGTTGACTACCTCATCGTAGACACTCCACCCGGCACATCCGATGAACACCTCTCTGTCGTCCAGTATCTGGCTGCGGCACACATTGATGGGGCCGTGATCCTCACCACCCCTCAGGTGAGTGAGCACCAAACCATGGTCATGCTCCCCAGCACTCTGGTGGTGTACCTACAGTATCACGGCCATCCCCTGGACCACACACGTGTCTTTCAGTGCCCTGAGGCCATGGGATAACTTCTCTGTGAACTTTGTCAGGAGGTGGCCCTCCAGGATGTCCGGAAAGAGATCAGCTTCTGCCACAAGGTGAAGCTGCCCATCATTGGTGTGGTGGAGAACATGAGTGGCTTCATCTGCCCCAAATGCAAGGTGAGGGTCCCAGAGGCAGGCCCGCGCATACCCTTGACCTAGTAGGAAAACAGCAGAGGTGGTCTCTaggtttctgctttctctgctgtgtCAGGAAGGGAGGGGTCTCCATCAAGCCCTCGTCTGCCTGAGTTTCACATCCAAAATAAACCACTGTTTTGCAACATCTGGAAACTAGAGTGTcctaggaaacagaagcagaataaCACTGCGTCCCCTTTCTGCCTCACAGAAGGAGTCTCAGATCTTCCCTCCCACAACCGGGGGTGCAGAGGCCATGTGCCAGGATCTGAAGATCCCTCTCCTGGGCAAAGTGCCGCTGGATCCACTCATAGGTGAGTCTGGGGCCTATGCTGCTTGTGCAGCCATCTTAGCAGCTTGAAGTGTGGTTTGCAGGAGCAGGAGTGGTGGATCAGAGCGGGACCCGCAGAAGAGAAGCAGTGAGGCCTGGGGCAGGTTCCTCAGATCCACCTCCATGAAATCCCAGCCACATGCCCCTAGGACTGCAGGGTGCAAGCGCACCGAGACAGCCCTCTCTGCGCCACTTCAGTGGGCACTGACATGCTATTGGGGACCATGCTGAGCATTTTGGATCCTGATATTTGCAGTCTGAGAACTGAGGAAGAGGTGTACACCTGTCTCCATCCCAGGCTCACCCAGGATATCAGCTTGTGTGGGCAAGAGGAGACAGGCAGGGGCTCAGCTTCCCCAAGGTCAGAGTTGAGCTTGTCTGAGTGGTGTGTGCCTATAAAAAGACTCACCTGTCAGTGGAGCAGTGCGGGGTGCCTGAGTCTGAGAGGAAGGAGCCGGACCATATTGGGCTCAGCTGCAGGTGGCTGTGCACCCAAGTTTGGGAGCTGTCTTTCCTGTCAGGGAAGATGGGACTGGGATGTTTGAGCAGGGCCTGGTGTATGCCAGGTAGCAACATGGGAACCTGGGCACAAGGGAGGTTCACAGCCAGAGAGCCGTGTCTCCCTTGGGTTACATATGGTCctgggatggtgtgtgtgtgcatgcgcacatgcctGCCTGCATATACATGGGAAGGACCAGCCGACTGATGCACCCCAGTGTGGCTGACCATAAAGATGAGATGAGATggggagagagcagagggcaggTGTGTGCACTGCAGGGCCTGTCCCGGTAATGTGTGTCTCTGGAGGGATACTCTGTCCACACTGCCAGCATTTCCTTCTTAGTCCTTGAGGTAACATGTTTCtagagagatactctatccacACTGCCAGCATTTCCTACACACTCGCTGTCTCTATTGAAAGCCCTCATTCCCTTCCCTGTATTCTCATTTTCCTGGACTGCTAGTTAGTGGATCTCCAATGCAGACGATGGCCCACCCAGAGCAGCAGAGACAGTTCTTCAGGCCTGGAATCTGCCTTTGCCACATGCAGCAACAAAGAGAAGCAGGgtttctgggggtggggacaaGCTGAGGCCTCTGTTGTGTTCCCCAGGCAGCCATGCCACAGCCAGCATAAAGAGTGAGGCTTTCACAAGggtctccttttctctgtctctttaaggtAAGAGCTGTGACAAAGGCCAGTCTTTTTTCATTGAAGCCCCAGATTCACCAGCCACAGCAGCCTACAAAAGTATAATTCAAAGTAAGTGTTTGGGACATCTGCTGACAGGAAGTCACCTAGAGGAGAAGTGGGCAGGTTACTGGCACCAGCAATGTCAGCACATTGCTGAGACTCCTCCCGTGTGTCCATGTTGTGAGCTAATGCTTAGTTTGAGAAACAGGGAGGGTGAAGTTCATAGCATGGGAAATACAAGCCATAAAGGCCAGTAAAACGGATTGAAATCCTGGGTCCTGCAGAGGTAACAGGCTCACTACTCACTTGTTTTCTAGGGATCCAAGAGTTTTGTAGTTCTCGTCAGTCACATAATGAGAACCTCATCAGTTCCTGAAGGGGACAGAGCCAATGCCACCTGCTCCTAGCCACAGAACCTGCAGGCACAGGTCCAGCCACATCTGGTCAGCGGGGGACAGACAGGATTTGAAGTCACATCCATAGGACCCTTTGATCACCTGTCTGCCTGTTTCCTCCAGGTCAGAGGTACAGGTGCTCTGCAAAAATAAAACTCTCCCTGAACCCGTCCCTAGGGCCTGCTCTCTGGAGTCCACCGGACTGGCAGTCTTCTGGGTCACAGGACTCCCAGGAGCTGCTTTTGACTCAGAATATAAGCctagggagggacagagggaggattGTGGCTTCGTGGCAGACCTGTGTCTCCCTCAGGTGGATGGAAGTGACAGCAGCCTCAGCCCACACTGGAGTCTCCAGCCTGGGATCATGCTTTGGCTAGGGGCTATCAACATCCCCCAGAAAAGGCCATAAGTCATCCATAGGGTAATAGGTACCCTCAGGACATCAGTAATCTTCAGGGTCCCAGGAAAactgtttcctgtgcttttgagAGACTGAGGTGACTGTCCTCGTGACCTGAGACTAAGACATAGGAACGGAGAGCTGCTGAGGGAAGTTATTCCAATTTCTACACCATTGTGCTGTGGCAGTGGAAGGTGGCAGCCCCCTCCCCTGTCCTTcctgtcctctccttcccctttacACACGTTCTCGGAATGTGCTGGGGTCCCTGTGGGGAAGATGTGACCTTTCTGAAGGTCGATGGTTCTGGGCAGGCCCTAAACTTGGGCACTCCATCTTGGACCTGCTCAGGTCAGCTTGGAGGACCTGGGAGAGTCTGCCAAGACCTCAGGCACAGCTGCTCAGGAGCTGCATGCCTCACCTAACGCTGGTGGATGTCCAGTCCTTCAAGCCTGGGCTGCTCAAAGTCACCTGGGGAAGCCTGCAAGGCAAGAAGAACCATGATTATCCCAGCAAAGAGCAGCGCACTGCCAGAGACCCAGTGCCCCAGCAGCAGCATTTGACCCATGCACAATGAACCTGTCAGACCAAAAACTCCTTCATCCTTCGCTTCAAGAAATATTTccatggctagagagatggctcagcagttaggagcactaactgctcttcctggtaacctgggttcaattcccaggtcccacatggcagctcacaactgtctgacaccctcacacagacatacatccaggtgaaacaccaatggacataaaataaaaataatttattttttaaaaaggaaatgtttcctggcttcaaaataaaacagaagacttCGTCATTCTTAATTCTGtgtggtttttgtcttgttttggtaTGTGCGTCTGTTACGTAGTTATGTGCAGGCATGCACATTCCATGATACACCTGTGGAGTTAGTTTTctctgtccaccttgtttttgagacaggatctttcaccTGTCTGCAGTATGTACTCCAGGCTAGTTGCCCATGACCTTCTGTATCTCCTTTTCATCTGACTCCGTGGTAATAAATGCACAcgaccacacctggcttatgtggattcttgggattgaatttaggtagTCAGGTCTACACATTCAGTTCTtacatccactgagccatctccctggccaaTTCTGTaggtttagttttatttaattttatgggtatgggtgtgttttttcttaatgtatgtatgcatattgttaatgtgtgtgctgggaacccagtctgggtcctctgcagaaacTATGCTtggaactgagccatctctctagcccccaatttCCGAAGTTTTAAATATCACTTAAAACTACACAGTAGTCACACAGTGTCAAACCCTGACTCTGCTGATAGAAGCTGTCAGTCCCTTACAGACAGGATGGTGGGTGCCAGCAGCTGGGGATGATGGGGAGCTGGTGTCTAAAGGACAGGGCTACTGTTGGAGGTGAGAAGAGTCCGGAGCTAGACTGTGGCATCCGCACAGTGCTGTCCCTAGAACTAATTAACCCaatgtgctttttatttctttatttacctattgagacaggatctcactatgatCTCACagccctgagtgctggaactcatgtagactaggctggcctcaaactcagagattcaccttcctctgcttccagagtgctgtgattaaaggtgtgccccatcaTGCCCAGTTATAACTATACTGGAAATAGCCAACATGGTAGATTTCAGATATACACGATAGAAAATAATGGTTAGCCTGCTGGTAGGAAGACTGTTAGGAACTGAAGTTGTCAACAAGTGCCCTTTACTCTGAGCACCTGGGGGGAAGGATCCAGGGAGGAACTTGGCCACTCACCATCTGGAACACTGTCTGAGACAGAAAGCTGGCTGCAACTGTGCTGATGTCACCCTCGCCCCCCATCTTACAAAGGATGTAGCCGTAGAGGTTGGCACCTTGGAGGGAAATCCCAGCGATCACGAGAGCCTGCATTGGGCAAAGGAAAGGGAAGCCTTCTGAGGGTGCAGACTGAGTGGGACTTTGTGGACTGCCCCAAGCAAACACTCATGGACACCTAAGCAACCCAGAGGCTGGAACCTCTGGTTCACACAGAGGAGACaagctgaggcagaagctgcccAAAGCCATTGAGCTgctgaggtggaggcagaagccaAACTGTGAAGCCCACATCACTTGCTCTACTGTGTCCTGTGTCCCTGTTGAATGGACAGCCCTCCCAAATAAAACCTGAGTACTGTCAGCCTTCCCACCCAAGAAAGATGGTCTGTTAACGGATACCATACTTTTTAATGAATCTCCTTCCTGGGGGCTGAGGATGTAACTCAAtggagcgcttgcctagcatgtacacaGCCCCGGGTTCCCTCCCCAGTACCTTAGAAACAAATAATTTCATATCAGCATCATTCGTTATCTGCTAATGAATGAAACTGAATGTGGGATCGTCATACCATGAATAGTATTTAACCATGCAAAGAAACGGTGTACTGATAAACACTAGAGTATGGTTGGACCTGAACGTGTGCTAAGTCAAAGACGCCACTttggaaaagaacaaatattGTGTGATCTCACAGGCAAGTCTACCTAGGAAGGTGGGTGCCAGGGGTGGGAAACGGCACAGAGGACAGTATCTGCCAAGTGTAGATATCCTTTGAGTGGGGGTGATGAACATTCTaaaatgggctggagagctggctcattGACTCAGAGAACTtactgttctcacagaggacctgggtttggtgcCCAGCACTCCAGCCTGCAGCTTACAACAATTTGTAGCTGTAGCTCCGGGGAACCCAGGCCCTCTTCGGGCCTCCAAGGACTTGTGCATTTGCTGCACATACCTCAtgcagtcacatacacacacagtcataaaATCTCTTCTAAAAATCCTATGATTGGTCATGATGCTTATATTAATGCAAAAATGACAGCAGCCAGAATATACCCTTGGAATGGTGACCGTGTCCATTGCGTGGTCCCCTCCAGCTAGCTGTTAGAGTGACCGCTGAGTCAGATCCTTCAAGCCCCTggtttgtcacagcagcaggggGTCAAGGTGCATCTTACCAGCCACTTGAGCTTCAAGGAGAACAAGGTGCTGAAGAAGAACACGGTCCAGACCACGGGGCAGATGATGAGGCCAAGCCAGAAGATGCGTGCCTCTGCTTCAGTGGCCGCCATGTGGTTTGGAGAGGCCTGTTGGGGGACAGCCGCTGTGCTTTCTCAAGCAACAACTTGTTTCTGCTTGTTTACTGCATACTGCTGCCTTGTTTTACTGCATACTGCTGCCTTGTTTACTGCATACTGCTGCCTTGTTTACTGCATACTGCTGCCTTGTTNNNNNNNNNNNNNNNNNNNNNNNNNNNNNNNNNNNNNNNNNNNNNNNNNNNNNNNNNNNNNNNNNNNNNNNNNNNNNNNNNNNNNNNNNNNNNNNNNNNNNNNNNNNNNNNNNNNNNNNNNNNNNNNNNNNNNNNNNNNNNNNNNNNNNNNNNNNNNNNNNNNNNNNNNNNNNNNNNNNNNNNNNNNNNNNNNNNNNNNNNNNNNNNNNNNNNNNNNNNNNNNNNNNNNNNNNNNNNNNNNNNNNNNNNNNNNNNNNNNNNNNNNNNNNNNNNNNNNNNNNNNNNNNNNNNNNNNNNNNNNNNNNNNNNNNNNNNTGCCGTGTGAGTTTTACTGCATACTGCTGCCGTGTGAGTTTTACTGCATACTGTTGCCGTGTGAGTTTTACTGCATACTGCTGCCTTGTGAGTTTCACTGCATACTGCTGCCTTGTGAGTTTTACTGCATACTGCTGCCTTGTGAGTTTTACTGCATACTGCTGCCGTGTGTTACTGCATACTGCTGCCGTGTATTACTGCATACTGCTGCCGTGTGAGTTTTACTGCATACTGTTGCCATGTGAGTTTCACTGCATACTGCTGCCGTGTGTTACTGCATACTGCTGCAGTGTGAGTTTTACTGCAGAGGATTTGTGCAGGGCAGGGTCTGGTCCGGCACACACACTCAGGGAACCTGTGTAAACGCCACACAGCCTTACCCCAGTTCTTGTCCATCTTGTCTCAGAGCATACCTTTCTGGCTTCAAATACCCAGTGGCTTTTTCCGTCCTCATCGATCTGGTTCCACCATCGAAGACCCACCATGAGTCTTCCAGTCACATTCTGAGGGAAGAGGGCAAAAGGGCTGTGAGCACGTAAGAAACAAGAGAGCTCATTGCTTCTGTAAtggtcttcctatgtagcccaggctagctcctgcctcagcttcctgagcggTGAGTATTGGGTGTGTGCCAGTGCACCTGACTAATGCTTGTAAACTGCAGAAGGCATAGGAGGAGGGTGTGGGGTTGGTAAGATGATGGTGGGTGAAGATGCttttgccaagcctgatgacccgagttcaatccccagggacctatatggtggaaggagagaagtgacttctGCAAGCTATCTTCTGACCACATGTATATTATAACATacgtgtgcatgcttgcatgaaaaagaaagtgggaaaaggGTGGATGTTGTATTGTAATTGTTCCTCCAGAGAGCTTTCCAGACTTCTTGTCTTTAagcttacttttttgtttttgagacaggatctcactggtTGGTCCAGAACTTagtaggtagaccaggctgacctcacagagattcacttgcctctgcccacCCACCCCCTACCCTCCCACCcactgagtgctggtattaaagatgtgtgccactatactGGCCCTTATCATTTTGAAAAGTGGGATTCTGGCCAGGTATGGTAGACAGTGCATGCTTTGAACCCCagtcctcgggaggcagaggccggcagatctctgtgagttggatttagccagggttacatagtgagatgttacctcaaaaaaaaaaaagactctgcctcaaaataacacAGATGGTCATATTAtatgttttaatgtgtgtgtatatattatatacaaagcTATATGGGGTTGTCACCCCCATGGTGCATCTGTGTACCTGTGACATCTGATCCTGGAAGCTGCTTTCTGAAGCATTTTTGCTCTCTATTGTAAGTGACATGGTCCCAGTAATCCTTACaaattttaaacatgaattttGTGTGGAGGAGAAGGGCTCTCATGGGCCACAGCAAacgtggaagtcaaaggacaacttttggggaTCCCAAGGATCATACGTGGAGCCAAGCTTGACAACAAGCTCCCtttacctgctgtgccatcttgctggcccctcgGTGTTCTTCAATGTGTGGCAACAATTTAAATCAAAGCACCCCTGGGAGCAAAGCCCACATGTCCCTGGAGAAGGAGCCTTACCTTCACAGACCAGAAGTCAAAGGACAGTAGGAGAAGCACAGTGACAAAGCAGCCAACGAAGCTCCTGCTGAACCAGTCACAGCACACATAGGTGATGATGGCACTCACGCGGAAGAACAGGTGGAAGAAGGTGGCCAAGGGGTGCCTGAGAAGACCCCGGGAGGTGCCCGACTCAGAAGCAAGGACAAGGTCATTAAGCTCACTTTGGCACTACGAGTGTGGCATTCGCCCCTGTGTGGTTCACCTGAAATCTCAGGCAGCAATACTGTTAACACACCTTAGCATTGCCCAAAGTGACAAAgtctcatgcatcccaggctgccctcaatGATGACAGTGCTGTCCCTGAACGTCTGATAATCTTCCCTACACTGTCCATGTGCACTGCCACGCCTGGTCCATGTGGTGCCGGGGACCAAACCAGGGACGTGTGCGTGTTATGCAAGCACTCGGcacctgagccacaccccagcccctgaaaCGTGTTGCGTGTGTTGCGACACTACTGCGTTCTCCCTCGAAGAACCCAGGACTTTCCCATAATCTGACTCCAAACGtcatttttcctctttgaaaCAAGGTCACCTTTGAAGTGAAGTGAGGCTGATTCCTGTCTTTCCACCCAGTGGCAGCATTAGTTCCCTAAAAGTAAAGATTGGGTCATCCCACCAGCATGGGTGAGCTCACAGGGCAGAGCTCTTGGGCCACGGGGCAAAGCATGTTCCTAGAGAGTTCATCCTAGGAGTGGTGATGAACTAATGGGGCCCAGCTCGTGCCAGCTGCCTGGCAATGAGAGGCGATTACATGCTAGAGTTTCCCAAGAAGTTGCTTACTGAGCACTGCGCCTTCAGATGCCAGCCTGCCTATACCTACCAATGCCCGAGCCATGGGAGGCACTCTGCCTGCAGCAGCTGCTTTTAGAGAACTGGGACAGACGGTTAAAAAGGACCACCAAGCTGTTGGGACAGACCCATCTGGAGAAAGAGCAATAGCTACAGAGGACACACGGAGGGCAATGGCTGACCCTGAGAGGGTGAGCTCAGGTGCACAGGAGGCTTCCTGCTGTGGCGTCCCAGTTTCCAAAAGCACACAGAGTGCACGTCAGCACGACAGAGGGAAAACCAGTTTCCAAAAGCACACAGACAGAGCGCATGTCAGCTGGACAGATGACAACTGCCACATCAGCTATGTGACGGCATTGAGATGCACtttgaggggctgggatgtggcttgGTTGACAAGAGTGCTCACCTCGCCTGCACAAGGCACTGGGTGTGACCCCA from Microtus ochrogaster isolate Prairie Vole_2 chromosome 7, MicOch1.0, whole genome shotgun sequence encodes:
- the Nubp1 gene encoding cytosolic Fe-S cluster assembly factor NUBP1, whose amino-acid sequence is MEEAPHGCPGADSAQAGRGASCQGCPNQRLCASGAGAAPDPAVEEIKEKMKTVKHRILVLSGKGGVGKSTFSAHLAYGLAEDGDTQVALLDIDICGPSIPKIMGLEGEQVHQSGSGWSPVYMEDNLGVMSVGFLLSSPDDAVIWRGPKKNGMIKQFLRDVDWGDVDYLIVDTPPGTSDEHLSVVQYLAAAHIDGAVILTTPQEVALQDVRKEISFCHKVKLPIIGVVENMSGFICPKCKKESQIFPPTTGGAEAMCQDLKIPLLGKVPLDPLIGKSCDKGQSFFIEAPDSPATAAYKSIIQRIQEFCSSRQSHNENLISS
- the Tvp23a gene encoding Golgi apparatus membrane protein TVP23 homolog A, with protein sequence MKQALVDDTEDVSLDFGNEEELAFRKAKIRHPLATFFHLFFRVSAIITYVCCDWFSRSFVGCFVTVLLLLSFDFWSVKNVTGRLMVGLRWWNQIDEDGKSHWVFEARKASPNHMAATEAEARIFWLGLIICPVVWTVFFFSTLFSLKLKWLALVIAGISLQGANLYGYILCKMGGEGDISTVAASFLSQTVFQMASPGDFEQPRLEGLDIHQR